A region of the Brachybacterium sacelli genome:
TGCCAGTCGGCCGTGCCCTGTGACGTCTCGATCGATACCACCGGATCGTCCGACGGTCCCACGTCGTAGGGTCTCGTCTCCCTATCAGGCGCGGTCGCGGGTGCATGCTTGCAGCATGACGGGTCCATCCCTACGTGCTGGTACGCGGATTGTCGCGGTCGATGTGCTGCTCCGTGTGAGCTGCAGCGCATCGCGCGGCCCGGATGCCGGAGTGAAAAGCGCAGCACGTCGAGGTGCTGGCACATCAGCTTCTCCCGCTCCTCACCACCGCGTACGTCTGGCACATGTCGCCGTACGCCCTCGCCGGCCTGCGCTCAGGCGAGGAGGCCCACGATCATCACCAGCGGGAGGGAGACGACGGAGCCGAGGGCGGTGACGACGGTCAGGGTCTTCAGCGTGCCCTGCGTCGTCAGTCCCACCAGTGACTTGAACATCCAGAAGAAGTTGCTGTTGACCTGGAGGGCGAACATGGCGCCCGAGGCGACCGCGAGGCCGATCGCGATGGGGGAGACGTCGATCGAGCCGAGCACCGGCCCGATGATCCCGGCCGCGGCGATGGCCGCCACCGACACGGAGCCGATCGCCAGGTGCAGCACGGCGGCGATCACCCAGGCCAGCAGAATGCTGATGAGCACCGGCGCACCGGCGTCGGCGGTGAACAGGCCCGCGAGGATCGCGTCGAGTCCGGTCTCCGCGATGACGGCCCCCAGGGAGCCGCCGATCCCGGTGATCAGCAGGATCTCGCCGGTGGTGTGGAAGCCCTCGCCGAGCGCTCGGTTCGTCCCCTCGGACCCCAGGGCGCGACGGCACAGAAGATAGGCGCCGAGCAGGCCGACGAAGAGCGCGACGTTCGCATCCCCGATGAAGGCGATGACGTCATGGGAGAACCCGAACAGCTTGGCGAAGGCTCCTCCGCCGATCATCACCAGCGGCACCAGGATCGGCAGCAGGCAGACCAGCAGTGGAGGCGTGGTGGTCCGTTCCCGCACGGTCGCGCCTTCCTCCCGCGCGTTCGCCTCCTGCTCGACGGGCTCGGCCTCGTCGATGGCCTCGTCGGCGGCGGGCTTCCAGTAGCCCGACCGGAGTATCTGGCGGAAGACCAGGGTGGTCAGGATCGCGGTCACAGGGCCCAGGACGATCCCGTACAGGATCCAGCTCCCCAGGGAAATGTTCATGAGCCCGGCGATGGAGACCGCGGCCAGGCCGGGGACGACGAAGACGTACCCGGCGAAGATCCCCGTGCCCAGGGCCCCGGCCATCAGCGGCAGGCCCCGTCGGCCGATCATCGGACCTGCCGAGCGCACCACCGGTGCCGCCAGCACGACCTGCACATCCACGTAGATCGCGGGGAAGATCGTGGACATCGCGGCCGTCAGGGCGTAGGGCAGACGACGTCCGCCGACGCCGTCGACGAGCAGCGTCACCATCTTCTGGAACGCTCCCATCGCGTGCAGGAGGGCTCCGATGAGGACCCCGAAGCCGATCAGCAGGCCGACCTCGGCCATGATGTCCCCGAAGCCGCCCGTGATCGCTGCGACGGTGCTGGTGAATCCGACACCCGTGGCGAGGCCGAGATAGAGCGAGCCGATGATCAGGGCGATCACCGGGTCGACCTTCGCCTTGAGGATGAGGGCCACGATCCCGACGATTGCGATCGTGGTGTGGAGGATGAGCACGGAGCGCTCCTGTTCTCTCGCGGGGCGACGGAGCGACCATGCCCCGACGCGATGACCACCACAGTGTGGAGTACGGGAGGTGTCGCTCACGGGACGTGTCCGGAATCTGTCGCAATAGTCGAGATCGTCCGGGACCCAGCGGACGGCGTGACCCGGCCGGGCCGACGCACGGAATCGGTCAGGAGGTCGCCGCCGGCAGGTTCTCCAGTATCCGCTGACGCAGGTCGTCGGCCGCTTCGGCCAGCGTCCGCTGCCGTCGCACGTACTCGGACTTGCCCTGTGCAGTCTCGATCGGCACCATGCCGTAACCCAGCGGCCGCACGTCGTACGGGCTTGCCTCCATGTCGAGAACTCGGGTGTCGCGGGCATGCTCGAAGCAGTCCAGCACCAGCTCGGACGGCAGCAGCGGGGTCAGCTTCATCGCCCATTTGTACAGGTCCATCCCCACGTGCAGGCACGCCGGGTTGTCGAGGTCGACCTGCTGGTCCCGTGTGGGCTCCAGGGCATTGCGCGGCGCGGCCGTGGGGGTGAAGAAGCGGAAGGCGTCCAGGTGCGAGCACACCAGCTTCTCCCGTTCGACCACCTCGTCGGTCTCGGACTGGGACAGCCGCAGCGGCAGATCCTCATGGCGCTGCCGGCCGGGCCGCAGCCGATGGACCATCGCCCATTCGTGCAGCCCGAAGCATCCGAATTCCGGGCGGCGGCTGCCGAGCGAGGACGCCGAGAGCAGACGCGTCATGAAGGAGAAGGCGTCGGCCCGCTCCGCCAGATACCTCTCGACATCGGCCCGCCGACTCGTCGGGGGCGCGCCGACGGACGTTCCCGCGGGAACGTCGCGGTACCAGGAGCGGCGCCCGGAGTCGTCGACGTCGGTGATCACGGGCCGTCCGTTCGGCTCGAGGTCGGCTGCAGCGTCGTAGGCCACCCGCCACCCCGGGTGCCAGCGGCGCAGCTTCGCGGGGGAGAAGGGGTAGTAGGTGAACAGGAAGTCCTCGACGGGGTGCTTCTGCCCGCGCTGCCTGCGCTCACGGTGACCCGCTGTGAGTGCGTCGGCTCGTTCCTCGTGATCCCGACGGGCGTGAGAGGCCTCCGTCTCCGACATCATCTGCACCGGGGCGTCCGGGCTCGGGATGCTCACGGCGGGCTCCTGGTGCGGGTCGGGGATCGGGCCGAACCATCCTACGAGGTGGCCTGTCCCTCCTCCCCACCGGGTACTCGTCCACAGCGGCGCCGAGCGTCCGGCGCTCGGCCCCTCCGCGTCCCTACGGTGAGGCGCACCAGAGAGCATGGACCGCCGCGACCGGTGAGGAGCATCAGAGATGGCCGGCATAGATTTCGACTGCGCGTACTGCGGAGAGCACCATCGCGACACCGACGGGAGTGCTTCCAGCCCGTGGCCCGCGCTCGCCTTCCGCCGCCCTGACCCGTACCTGGATCTTGACACGCACGCCCGCCGCTTCCACGCCCGGGCCACCGACGACCTGTGCGTGATCGACCGCGACCGGGGCCCCGACTGCTACGTGCGCGTGACCCTCTCGATACCGATCCGGGACGAGGAGATCACGCTCGAGTACGGTCCGTGGGCCTCGGTGGGCGAAGGCAGCTATCTCGATTACGTCGAGCACTACGAGGATCCCGACCATCGCGAGCACTACGCCGGGCAGCTGGCCACCGCGATCCCGGGGTACTCCCATCCCTTCTCCGTGCCGGTGCAGGTCATCACGCGCGGCATGCAGCGCCCCGTCATCGTGCCGGACTCGACCTTCGGTCATGCTCTGGTGCGCGACTTCTACGATGGGATCAGCCGGACGGAGGCAGAGCTGCGCATCCGCTCGATGCTCCTGCCCTCGACCCCGCTCTGACACCTGGCGGGCAGGACTCAGCCACGGCCGATGCGGCAGCCGTCATCCCGGTGTCATCCTGATCGCGCCGTCGAGACGGATGACCTCGCCGTTGAGCATCGGGTTCTCCACGATGTGCTGGACGAGCGCCGCGAACTCCGCGGGCCTGCCCAGTCGGCTCGGATGCGGCACCTGGGAGGCGAGGGAGGTGCGGACCTCATCGCTCATGCCGGCCATCATCGGGGTCTCGAAGGTGCCGGGGGCGATCGCCATGACCCGGATGCAGGACCGTGCCAGTTCCCTCGCTGCGGGGAGCGTGAGTCCGGCGACCGCGGCCTTCGACGCGGCGTAGGCGGTCTGTCCGATCTGTCCGTCGAACGCGGCCACCGACGCGGTGTTGACGATGACTCCCCGTTCCTCACCGTCGACGGGGACGTCCTGCATCACGTCGGCGGCGAGTCGCATCACGTTGACCGTTCCCAGCAGGTTGATGTGGAGGACCCGCTCGACGTCGGACAGCGGGATCGGGCCGCTCCGACCCACGAGCCGCTTGCCGACCACGATCCCGGCACAGTTCACGACGATGCGGAGATGACCGAGGGACGTGGCGAGCTCCACGGCCGCGCGGACATCGTCCTCGCTGGTGACGTCCGCGGACGCGAAGTGTGCCGTGCTGCCGAGAGCTGCGGCCGCTTCCCGTCCGTCGGACCGTGGCAGATCGAGGAGCACGACCTTCACCCCTGCCGCAGTGAGCCGGGTCGCGGTGGCCAGACCGAGCCCGGAGGCGCCGCCGGTGACGAGGGCGACCTCTCCCCGCGCGTCCATGTCTCTCAGAGCCTTTCGATGATGAGTGCGTTCGCCATGCCCTGGCCCTCGCAGATCGTCTCGAGCCCGAAGCGGGCGCCGGACTCCTCGAGCTGGGTGAGCAGGGTCGCCAGCAGTCGGGTGCCCGAGGAGCCGAGCGCATGTCCGAGGGCGATGGCGCCGCCGCGCTGATTGAGCAGCGCGGGATCCGCACCCGTCCCCCGCGCCCAGGCGAGTGGCACGGGCGCGAACGCCTCGTTCACCTCGTAGGCGTCCATGTCCCCGATGGTCAGGCCTGCCCGCTCCAGGACGCGCCGGGTGGCGGGGATGACACCGGTGAGCATCTCGATCGGGTCGGACCCGACGACGGCGTGGGAGACGATTCTCGCCCGCGGCCGCAGCCCGAGAGTGCCCGCGAGCTCCTCGCTCATGAGGAGTATCGCACTGGCGCCGTCGGTGAGCGGAGAGGAGTTTCCCGGCGTGATCACCCACCCCAGCTGCGGGAACCTGGCAACCATCTCGTCGGTGCGGAACACGGGCTCGAGCCCGGCGAGC
Encoded here:
- a CDS encoding GntP family permease: MLILHTTIAIVGIVALILKAKVDPVIALIIGSLYLGLATGVGFTSTVAAITGGFGDIMAEVGLLIGFGVLIGALLHAMGAFQKMVTLLVDGVGGRRLPYALTAAMSTIFPAIYVDVQVVLAAPVVRSAGPMIGRRGLPLMAGALGTGIFAGYVFVVPGLAAVSIAGLMNISLGSWILYGIVLGPVTAILTTLVFRQILRSGYWKPAADEAIDEAEPVEQEANAREEGATVRERTTTPPLLVCLLPILVPLVMIGGGAFAKLFGFSHDVIAFIGDANVALFVGLLGAYLLCRRALGSEGTNRALGEGFHTTGEILLITGIGGSLGAVIAETGLDAILAGLFTADAGAPVLISILLAWVIAAVLHLAIGSVSVAAIAAAGIIGPVLGSIDVSPIAIGLAVASGAMFALQVNSNFFWMFKSLVGLTTQGTLKTLTVVTALGSVVSLPLVMIVGLLA
- a CDS encoding 3-methyladenine DNA glycosylase; this encodes MSIPSPDAPVQMMSETEASHARRDHEERADALTAGHRERRQRGQKHPVEDFLFTYYPFSPAKLRRWHPGWRVAYDAAADLEPNGRPVITDVDDSGRRSWYRDVPAGTSVGAPPTSRRADVERYLAERADAFSFMTRLLSASSLGSRRPEFGCFGLHEWAMVHRLRPGRQRHEDLPLRLSQSETDEVVEREKLVCSHLDAFRFFTPTAAPRNALEPTRDQQVDLDNPACLHVGMDLYKWAMKLTPLLPSELVLDCFEHARDTRVLDMEASPYDVRPLGYGMVPIETAQGKSEYVRRQRTLAEAADDLRQRILENLPAATS
- a CDS encoding DUF2199 domain-containing protein; translation: MAGIDFDCAYCGEHHRDTDGSASSPWPALAFRRPDPYLDLDTHARRFHARATDDLCVIDRDRGPDCYVRVTLSIPIRDEEITLEYGPWASVGEGSYLDYVEHYEDPDHREHYAGQLATAIPGYSHPFSVPVQVITRGMQRPVIVPDSTFGHALVRDFYDGISRTEAELRIRSMLLPSTPL
- a CDS encoding SDR family NAD(P)-dependent oxidoreductase; translated protein: MDARGEVALVTGGASGLGLATATRLTAAGVKVVLLDLPRSDGREAAAALGSTAHFASADVTSEDDVRAAVELATSLGHLRIVVNCAGIVVGKRLVGRSGPIPLSDVERVLHINLLGTVNVMRLAADVMQDVPVDGEERGVIVNTASVAAFDGQIGQTAYAASKAAVAGLTLPAARELARSCIRVMAIAPGTFETPMMAGMSDEVRTSLASQVPHPSRLGRPAEFAALVQHIVENPMLNGEVIRLDGAIRMTPG